One Paraburkholderia caffeinilytica DNA segment encodes these proteins:
- a CDS encoding sugar ABC transporter ATP-binding protein produces MSEPTPSVPVVEAIEVTKRFGSTAALKDVSIRVMSGESHALVGRNGAGKSTLVSILTGLRKPDTGEVRFGGVAAPSIADRDAWRERVACVYQHSTIIRDLSVAENLFINRQPSRGGVIDWRAMRRDARALLDHWKIDVREDARAGDLSVEARQLVEIARALSYGARFIILDEPTAQLDGDEIKRLFRRITELQREGVTFLFISHHLQEVYEICQAVTVLRDARHIVSAPVSALPREQLIEAMTGERGGLAVADAAARDALPADTAVALEVEDLAGADYEGVSFTVRRGEVVGLTGATSSGRTSVAEAIAGLRAARRGSISVGGATLPPGDVPAALAHGIGCVPKDRHHEGLVLTQSVAENASMTIARLLGKFGIAPPAKKNAFGQKMIDALGIVAQGPEHIVSGLSGGNQQKVVMARALATDPNVLVLIDPTAGVDVKSKEALLSVVDRVREDGKAVLVVSGELDDLRTCDRVLVMFRGRVAAEFPAGWQDHDLIASVEGVSLHEE; encoded by the coding sequence ATGAGCGAGCCGACGCCTTCCGTGCCGGTCGTCGAAGCGATTGAGGTCACCAAACGCTTCGGCTCCACGGCCGCGCTGAAAGACGTGAGCATCCGCGTGATGTCCGGCGAGTCGCATGCGCTCGTCGGGCGCAACGGGGCGGGCAAATCGACGCTGGTGTCGATCCTCACCGGCCTGCGCAAGCCCGACACCGGCGAGGTGCGTTTCGGCGGCGTGGCCGCGCCGTCGATCGCGGATCGCGATGCGTGGCGCGAGCGCGTCGCCTGCGTCTATCAGCATTCGACGATCATCCGCGATCTCTCCGTCGCGGAGAATCTGTTTATCAACCGGCAACCGTCGCGCGGGGGCGTAATCGATTGGCGCGCGATGCGTCGCGACGCGCGTGCGTTGCTCGATCACTGGAAGATCGACGTGCGCGAAGATGCGCGCGCCGGCGATCTGAGCGTGGAAGCACGGCAACTCGTGGAGATTGCGCGGGCGCTGTCGTACGGCGCGCGCTTCATCATCCTCGACGAACCGACCGCGCAGCTCGACGGCGACGAAATCAAGCGCCTGTTCCGCCGCATCACCGAGTTGCAGCGCGAAGGCGTGACGTTCCTCTTTATTTCTCATCATCTGCAGGAAGTCTACGAAATCTGCCAGGCCGTGACGGTGCTGCGCGACGCGCGGCATATCGTCAGCGCGCCGGTCTCCGCGTTGCCGCGCGAGCAATTGATCGAAGCGATGACCGGCGAGCGCGGCGGCCTGGCTGTTGCCGATGCGGCGGCGCGCGACGCGTTGCCGGCGGACACGGCCGTTGCGCTGGAAGTGGAAGATCTGGCCGGCGCCGATTACGAAGGTGTGTCGTTCACGGTGAGGCGCGGCGAAGTCGTCGGCCTGACCGGTGCAACGAGCAGCGGCCGCACGAGCGTGGCCGAAGCGATTGCCGGTTTGCGCGCGGCCAGGCGCGGCTCGATCAGCGTCGGCGGCGCAACGCTGCCGCCGGGTGATGTCCCCGCCGCCTTGGCGCACGGCATTGGCTGCGTGCCGAAGGATCGCCATCACGAAGGGCTGGTGCTGACGCAATCGGTTGCCGAAAACGCCTCGATGACGATCGCGCGTCTGCTCGGCAAATTCGGCATCGCGCCGCCGGCGAAGAAAAACGCTTTCGGTCAGAAGATGATCGACGCGCTCGGCATCGTCGCGCAAGGCCCCGAGCACATCGTGTCAGGGCTATCGGGCGGCAATCAGCAGAAGGTGGTCATGGCGCGCGCGCTCGCCACCGATCCCAACGTGCTCGTACTGATCGACCCTACGGCAGGCGTCGATGTGAAATCGAAAGAAGCGTTGCTGTCAGTCGTGGATCGCGTGCGCGAAGACGGTAAAGCCGTGCTGGTCGTGTCCGGCGAACTCGACGATCTGCGCACCTGTGACCGCGTGCTGGTCATGTTCCGTGGCCGTGTCGCGGCCGAATTTCCCGCGGGTTGGCAGGACCACGACCTGATCGCATCCGTTGAAGGAGTCAGTCTCCATGAAGAATAG
- a CDS encoding sugar ABC transporter substrate-binding protein, with translation MSFAKGPYPARRFLQSSLFAVASAACIAGLAVSGAAHAADAGKVGLGLPLLTSPFWQSYNNYLPKYAKDMGIDILAPVNSNGDPAQQITDMNNLLNLGAKGIVVGPLDSAAISRALDAASAKNVPVVAVDVAPTQGKVAMVVRADNRAYGEKACKYIGEHVKSGKVVQIMGDLASVNGRDRSEAFRSCLKGFPALSLLEIPASWKGDVAATALDSLLTANPDVKAIYMQAGGVYLSPTLQTLRRKQMLFPAGDAKHVVIVSNDGIPQEFEAIRRGDIDATVSQPADSYAKYGLFYIKATLAGQTFKPGPTDHGSNIVQLAPGILEDQLPAPLVTKSNVDDKALWGNTVK, from the coding sequence ATGTCGTTCGCCAAAGGGCCGTACCCGGCTCGCCGTTTTTTGCAGAGTTCGTTGTTCGCCGTTGCATCGGCTGCGTGCATCGCCGGCCTCGCGGTCAGTGGTGCGGCGCATGCCGCTGACGCAGGCAAGGTCGGCCTGGGTCTACCGCTTCTCACGTCGCCGTTCTGGCAGTCGTACAACAACTATCTGCCCAAGTACGCGAAGGACATGGGCATCGATATCCTCGCGCCGGTCAATTCGAATGGCGATCCGGCACAGCAGATCACCGACATGAACAACCTGCTGAACCTCGGTGCGAAAGGCATCGTGGTCGGTCCGCTGGATTCGGCGGCGATCAGTCGCGCGCTCGATGCGGCATCGGCGAAGAACGTGCCGGTGGTTGCCGTCGACGTCGCGCCGACGCAAGGCAAGGTGGCGATGGTGGTGCGCGCCGACAATCGCGCGTACGGCGAGAAAGCGTGCAAGTACATCGGCGAGCATGTGAAGTCGGGCAAGGTCGTGCAGATCATGGGCGACCTGGCGTCGGTCAATGGACGCGATCGGTCCGAAGCGTTCCGCTCGTGTCTGAAGGGCTTTCCGGCTCTGTCGCTGCTGGAAATTCCGGCAAGCTGGAAGGGTGACGTCGCGGCGACCGCGCTCGACAGCCTGCTCACCGCGAATCCCGACGTGAAGGCAATCTACATGCAGGCAGGCGGCGTCTATCTATCGCCCACGCTGCAAACGTTGCGCCGCAAGCAGATGCTGTTTCCGGCCGGCGATGCGAAGCACGTCGTGATTGTCAGTAACGATGGCATTCCGCAGGAGTTCGAGGCCATCCGTCGCGGCGATATCGACGCCACCGTGTCGCAGCCTGCCGATTCCTACGCGAAATACGGTCTTTTCTATATCAAGGCGACGTTGGCCGGACAGACCTTCAAGCCGGGCCCGACGGATCACGGCAGCAACATCGTTCAGTTGGCGCCGGGCATTCTCGAAGATCAATTGCCCGCGCCGCTCGTCACGAAGTCGAATGTCGACGACAAAGCGTTGTGGGGCAATACGGTCAAATGA
- a CDS encoding IclR family transcriptional regulator, translating to MDAEDKDDADRYRAPALDKGLDILELLAEQKEGLTRAEITKLLGRNASEMYRMLERLVARQYVVRSAAGDRYSLSLKLYALAHRHPPMNRLISEALPLMQRFADAAEQSCHLVVYDRGNLLVIAQVDGPGTWGMSVRLGSRVGLIDTGSGRVMLAFQSVEQREQMLAEHTKVKGEVTIDRGALEQVCERIRAAGFSQKDSQQTFGVTDVTFPIQGPSGQAIAVLTCPYLKRIDEYVAPTLEAATALLRETVRALSMFRDAAV from the coding sequence ATGGACGCAGAAGACAAAGACGATGCCGACCGTTACCGCGCCCCCGCGTTGGACAAGGGCCTCGACATCCTTGAACTGCTCGCCGAGCAGAAAGAAGGGCTGACGCGCGCGGAAATCACCAAGCTGCTGGGACGCAACGCGAGCGAGATGTACCGGATGTTGGAGCGGCTGGTCGCACGGCAATACGTGGTGCGCTCGGCGGCGGGCGACCGTTATTCGCTGAGCCTGAAGCTGTACGCGCTCGCGCACCGTCATCCGCCGATGAACCGTCTGATCTCCGAAGCGCTGCCGCTGATGCAGCGCTTTGCCGATGCTGCCGAGCAATCGTGTCATCTGGTGGTGTACGACCGCGGCAATCTGCTGGTGATCGCGCAGGTGGACGGACCGGGCACGTGGGGGATGTCCGTGCGGCTCGGTTCACGCGTTGGCCTGATCGATACCGGGTCGGGCCGCGTGATGCTCGCGTTTCAAAGCGTCGAGCAGCGCGAACAGATGCTCGCCGAACACACCAAGGTGAAAGGCGAAGTCACGATCGATCGCGGCGCCCTGGAACAGGTGTGCGAGCGGATTCGCGCGGCGGGGTTTTCGCAGAAGGACAGTCAGCAGACGTTCGGTGTCACCGACGTCACGTTCCCGATCCAGGGGCCGTCGGGCCAGGCGATCGCGGTGCTCACTTGCCCGTACTTGAAACGTATCGACGAATACGTTGCGCCGACGTTGGAGGCGGCGACAGCGTTGCTGCGCGAGACGGTGCGGGCGTTGTCGATGTTTCGGGACGCGGCTGTCTAG